AAGAGGTGCAATTACTCTTTTTTCCACTAGAAATTTTAACTTCTCCTGTGGTACATAGGGCGATCGAAGTATCATTACATGGAGGAAATAACATGATCAAAAAGCATTTTTTAATTTTAATCGCTAGCCTTTCTTTGTTAGCAACAGAGGGGGCTTTAGCGAGCAAAAGTGAAGCCACGCAGACTAAAAATATATCAACGACTGAATCGCCTTCGAAATTCTATGTTACTTGGGAAGAATTCACCCATAAAACTCTAGAACTATCCCAAAAACTTCCCAAACGATCCTGGAAGGGCCTCATCGCAATTACACGTGGAGGACTTGCTCCGGCCGCTATTATTGCGCAACAACTGAATATCCGGAATATAGATACGATCTCCATCTCAAGTTATGACGATATGGATCAACAGAAGAAAGCTGAAATCATAAAGACTTTTTCTCAAATTCCAGAAAATGGTGGGGAATACTGGCTTGTCGTGGATGATCTCGTTGATACGGGATCCACCCTAAATATCGTCCGAGACATCCTTCCTAAAGCCCACTATGCCACCGTCTACGCCAAGCCTAAGGGAAAAAGCTTTGTCGATACATACATATCAGACTTGTCTCAAAATACTTGGATCGTTTTTCCCTGGGAAAGTGAATGGAAGTCATTGATTAACTAGGCTGTCAGACCCGTCATCTTTAACTATATGTGGGTGAGCAAGCAAGAAACTTGCTCACCCAGTTAATGGTGGGTTGCCCTATGCGCTTATTTTCATTTGATCAAATGCAGAATCCAAAAATTGACCTATCACTCGAATGCGAAGTTAGTTTTTTTCCAACTCCACTCGAAGCGAATGATCATTCTCTTGAACCACTTTTGGAGCCTTTCTAACTACCGTCCGTTCATCATCCTTTCCAACTATTTCAAACAGTGTACAGTCCTCATTTAGAAACCTCACGTTACGGGGAAGAGCAATTTCTTCTCGAGAAAAAGTTGGTGTAGTAGGAGGATTATAACCAATTGTTGCATAAGAACCATCCTTAGAAACTCTCTTAGAAGCACTTTTCAACCACAACTCTCCCGCTTCTTTAAGCAATCTCAAACTTGATTTCATTGACCAAGCCGGAAGGGTTGGCAGCATAATTGCCAGCAAAACGTAGAAAAACTTTTTCATCAAAACAACCTGGATAAAACTACTATTACAACTGTTTCAACAAATCATAAAATCTCCTTACAATAAACATAAATACTACAATCGGACCACCACCCCAAAGAAAAGCTTGAATCTTTTGGCCGAGTTGTGTCATAACCTATTCACCTGTCCCCTTCGTCTAGAGGCCTAGGACACCGCCCTCTCACGGCGGCAACAGGGGTTCAAATCCCCTAGGGGACGCCATTTTATATACTTAAATCTTCATCCAGGTGCCAGAAATGAGTTCAATTCGGACTTCGGTCAAAGGAATCATCATTCGAGATGATAAACTTCTATGTGTTCAATACGATCGGGGGAATGGCCTCTATTTTGCCCTCCCGGGAGGCGGACAAGAGCCGGGAGAAACCCTCCACGAAGCCTTAAAACGTGAATGTCTTGAGGAAATCGGATGTGCCGTATCTGTGGGAGAGCTCTCCTTCATAAGAGATTATCTTGCAGATAATCACGAGTTTGCCCACCAAAATCCTAATTTTCAACAAGTGGAATTTATGTTCCAATGCACCCTCTCAGATAATGCTGAACCAAATTATGATTTGAAGGGAGACATGTATCAGATAGGAGTCCAATGGCTTGATCTGAAGTTCCTATCGGATAAGCCCATCTATCCAAAGATGTTAAAGGAAGTGGTTAATAGCAACAGGCCTGCGCCCATATATTTAGGGGACGTAAACTAGACTTCTTGAAGAGTTCCCATACCTAGACGAAGACGCTCTACCCCAACAATGGCGATAAAATATGCACGCCCAAATCAGCCGTGAAGTGGCTTATGATTGCATATTCCAGACCTTTTCGCCAATAGAGCCACCCGCATATAACACCAACAATCCCATTCAGGATAAGAGCACGGGAAACAACCAAAATTGGCAAATCAACCATGGAATGCAACCCGAGCACCTGAACCGTCGCAGGAAGGTGCCCAATGCCAAAAACAACTGCAGCTAAAAGAATGGCAACCCAAACGCCAACAGAGCCATATTTTTTCAAGGGCCATAAAAACAATGCCATTAGAAAAAAGCGCAAAGTAACTTCTTCAACGATTCCTCCATAAAAGCTGGCTAAAAAGCCCATCAAAATAGGCGGATGGGTGGTCGCAAGATCAAGTAGCTGGGGCGTTAGAAAAGAAAAGCCCCAATCTCCTGCTTTGATAAGCAACCACGAGATAATCCCCGTCAATACACCCCACTTTAAGATATCGGGGAAATTAACTCTTTTTATCCCCTCAATCAGGGGGAGGCCCGCTAAGGAAAGCTTTCTCTTTAATCGCATGCCAATGTATATGGGAAAAGGATAAATGATCAAACTGTTCAACAAAGCACTCAGAATTATCGCCTGGGGATTCGCTGTGGAACCTATCACGATATTAATAATATAAGGCAAGAGTGCCAAATTCCCAACAATACAGCCTATCCATAGTACAAAGAATCCCTGCCATTCCCGCCTTTCTAATTTCAAAGTCCCTATAAACCTACTTACTGTATTCCCCATGCTTACTTTTTCCTGTTTTTATGGACTAGAAACACCACTTTTTCTTTACTGATTCAAGGTCGTCATTGCGAATGCCATCCCGGATGGCACTTAGCAGACGATTCATAAAGGTAATATTGTGCAACGTCAAAAGCTGGAGCGCAATCATCTCTTTTGCTTTCAATAGATGATGAAGGTAAGCCTTTGAGATCGTGGTACAGGCTTGGCAAGGACAAGACTCATCGATGGGCGAATCATCTTCCTTAAAGCGAACATTCCTAAGGTTTAGATGCTCGCGGCCATTGGTATCTCCTTGACCTGGCCTAACCAAGGCGCCTCCGTGACGCGCAATCCGCGTAGGATGAACACAATCAAAAGTATCAATCCCCTGAGTCACCCCGGAAAAAATATCCTTGATCCCCCCAATGCCCAGCAAATGGACGGGCCTTTTGGGATCTAGCATGGCCATGGTTGTGCCCACCACATCATACATTTGGTCCTTACTGGCGCCCAAAGAGCCGCCCACAGCATGGCCAAAAAACGGATTATCATTCACAAAATCCGTACTCACTTTTCGCAAATCAGGATAAACACCGCCCTGAATAATGCCATAAAGTGCCTGTTTCCCATCATCATGCCGCTCAAACTCTTTCAAAGAGCGTAAGGCCCAACGATGGCTCATCTCCATGGACTTGGCCGTATATTCCTTTTCCACATGGAAAGGCGTGCACTCGTCCAAAACAACAATAAGATCGGCCCCAAGCTTACGCTGGATCTCCATGGACCGTTCGGGGGTCAGAAAATGGATCTTCCCATCTATGTAGGATTTAAACTTGGCACCCTCTTCATTGATTTTCAGTAAGGTTGGCTTGTAGGATGACTTACGATTTCCTTTAATTTCAGACGCCACCGAGCCATGGCCAAGGCTAAATATTTGATAGCCACCAGAGTCCGTCAGCATGGGACCATCCCAACCCATAAATTTATGCAATCCACCCATTTTCTCTACCAAGTCTGGACCTGGCTGCAACATCATATGATAGGTATTGGATAGAATTATCTGGGTTCCGGACTCTTTCACATCTTTAATGTGAGCCCCTTTTACCGCGCCCTTCGTGGCACAAAAAATAAACGACGGCGTTTCAATTTCCCCATGAGGCGTTCTCAGACGACCCAGACGTGCTTTCGTTTTTTTTGATCGATGGGTGATGTTAAAATCAAAGTTGGGCTGCTGCATACTCTAAAACCAAAAAAGCCCGCACACTGGCGAGCCTTCTCTTAAAATTCTTGTGCCAGAACTATTTTTTAGTGCCAGTTGCCTTGGCTTCCGACGCTTTTTCCACTTGGCGCTTTAACTTAAGAGCCTCTGTCGGCAGCTTTAAGGAAGATGTTTTCAAGAGAAAACCATCCAACCCACCGTTGTGCTCTACGCTGCGAATACCATGGGCGGAAACACGCAACCTTACAGTGCGATTCAAAATCTCGCTTATAAAAGAAACTTCATGAAGATTCGGAAGGAACCGACGTCTTGTTCTATTGTTTGCGTGACTCACATTGTTTCCTGCCATCACACCTTTGCCAGTAATGGCGCATCGTCTTGCCATAGCTACTACTCTCGCTCTCTAAAACTCATTACGTAATCAGTGAGATGATACATACTCAAGAATACTGTGTCTCGTCAAGTTATTCCGACACGAATACCAAAAAATCCCTAAATCTAATCTCAGGCCATCTCCTTCCGCGGCACACATTCCCCTAGTTGCGCGGCTCCTTTGATTTTTTGGCACCCCTCCTTTGCAAAAAATTCTGATATCCAGGCTCTATCAGGATTTTTGGTTTTACGTTCAATAACTTTGACTCAGGGAGTACGGAAGGTGAAGAATACGACTTATTATCTCATGCTTTGGGCATCAGTATTACTGACAACCTGTGGCCCAACCATCAAACCAACACTCAGTCTGGCAACTTATCCAGAGGATGGTGATGACGTAAATTGGCATCAGGCATTTATCGAGCAGAGTCGTATTGAGCGGAATCAAATTGAAAAGAAAAATGCGATTCGACTTAAACAAAGGACAGCTCTCCTCAAGCATATTGACACCATCGAAAAAGATCAATGGGATGAAATTAACTCAAGAAGGACTATTATCTACAACCTATCCACAGAACCTCCTCTTATTGAATCAATGGGAATGTATTTAGAGGAAGGGTATTTTATACCTTACACACAAGCCTCTCGCTGGGACTCAAGCTTTCTTTCATTTTCGGACAAACGTTTAATATCTCTTTCCAAACAATTGGAAAATGCAAAAAGAGATCTCAAAAATTTATAGACCAGTCACCATTGTCCTCGGCAGAAAAAGTTCGTATAGTCCCTTTGAAAATTTACGGTGGGAATACATATGGAGGCCCCATGGACTTTGAGATTGCCAGAAAGAATATGGTTAATAATCAGCTGCGTCCTAATGGTGTGAAAGAACCCCTATTACTCCAAGCCATGGGCGAGGTGCCACGAGAAATTTTCTTACCCCACAATTTAAGGACTCAAGCCTATTGCGATGATTCCATAAATTTGGAAAAAGGGCGATGCATGATAAACCCCGTGGTTCTGGGGAGACTCATCCAAGAAGCCCATATTACGCCACAGGATCTGGTCTTGATTGTTGGATGTACCACCGGATATTCTTCGGCGATCCTTGGCCGTATTGCAAAAACTGTGGTCGCCATAGAATCTGATCCCGAATATACCCAAGAAGCAGACCTTTTCCTGCAGGATATTGGCATCAATAATGTCATTATTATCCCTGGAGACCTCACCGTTGGAGCTCCCGATCTGGGACCCTTCGATGTGATTCTATTTGGGGGCGCCATCGATTCTGTTCCACAAACATACATTGATCAACTGGCAGATAAAGGACGCCTCGTAGCTGTTATTCGGAAAATACCTTCCATTGGGAAAGGATATCTTTTTCAGAAAGAAAGAACCGCCCTCTCAGAAGTTTGCTTCCTTGACGCAACCATCCCAAATCTTCCTCCCTTTACCCCCAAAGCCAAATTTTACCTCTAAAACCTACTCTATTAGACCTTTTCTCTAGAGGAACAATAGTGTATTTTAAAAGAAAAATGGTGCATCAAAGGTTCAAATCGTTGACCTGGGTCATCTATTATATTAGAGATGGACTGTTCTTGAACACAGAGGAAGTAATGGGTCGACACTTTTGTAGATATATTTCGGACACCAAACTGATTGGAATGTGCCTTTTGTTGGGAACTGCAACGATGCTGCCCACGGAAAGCTCCGCGGAAACATTAGCGCAGGCCCTTTCTGCTGCTTACAATACAAATCCGACGCTTGCCGCTGAACGTGCGCAATTGCGTGCTACAGATGAAGGCGTTTCACAAGCCGTTTCAGATTGGCGCCCTACTGCAGAGCTCACCAGCGACTATAAAAATAGCTGGTCCAACACCAAAGGCGGCACATCATTAGTCGGTAATAACCATACAAAAACAGTCGATGCAGGCGCTAAAGTAACTCAGAATATTTACAAAGGTGGGCGCACAACTTCTGGCATTCGACAGGCAGAAGCAAATGTTGGCGCCGGACGCTCTAAACTTCTTAATGTAGAACAAAAAGTATTTGTAGAGGCCATTGGAGCCTTTCTTCAGGTCATCCGAGACATTGAAGTCGTCGATTTACGTGTAAATGATGAACAACGCTTGGCACGGCAGCACGAATCTGTCCAGGCCAGGTTTGAGCTGGGCGACCTCACTCGAACAGATGTGGCTCAATCTAAAGCGAGCCTTTCGAAATCCAAAGCGGCAAGGAGACAAGCCGAAGGAGAGCTGGAAGTTTCCCGTGCAAACTATGAGAGAATCATTGGCATGCCTGCAGGGGGCCTTGAGACACCAGCTGTTGCTACCGACTTACCTAAGACTTTGGACCAAGCCATAGAAATAACCGTCCAAAACAACCCCAGTGTCACCAACGCAGTTTTTGCTCAGCAATCAGCCAAAGAGGGCATCGAACAAGCGGAAGGGACTTTCTTACCCACTGTTAATATGTCAGGAACAGCCGATCGCCTTTGGCTGCGAGAAAGATCAAGAAGCCGGACAAATTCGGCAACTTTTAGTGTCGGGTTGTCCGTTCCTCTTGATACTTCAGGTGTCCTGCAATCAAAATTGAGGCAAGCGCACCAATCGTCTTCACAGGCACGCCTGCAATACGAAGCGGCCCGAAATGAGGCAATTGAAGCCACGATCAAGGCTTGGGAAAATTACTTTACCGCAGAGGCAAAAATACAGCCTCTAGAGGATCAAGTCGAGGCATCCACTATTGCCTATGAGGGCAGCAAGTTGGAAGAGGAAGTTGGAAATAGGACCATTTTCGAGGTTCTTGAGGAAAAGCAAAAACTGATTCAAGCACACGTTGAATTAGTGGATGCCAACCGAGTGTACAGACTTGCCGCCTATGAGCTGATGAGCGCTATGGGAGTCCTCACCGCAGAAAATTTGGGATTAGCTGTTGATAAATATGATCCAAACGATCATTATGACGACGTGAGTGACCGATGGATGGGTCTTGGGACAAAATGGAGAGGTAAGACTAAAGAGGCAAATGACGTATGACCGACGATAAAAAGCCAGAAGATGCCAGTATGGAAGAAATTCTTTCATCCATAAGGCAAATTATTTCAGAAGAAAATCAACCTGGAAGCAAAACAGCTTCTCCCACATCGAAGGGCAAAGCGGAGGATGTATTAGAATTGACCAACGTTGCTCCCGCAAAAACAGCTGCAGCCACTAGCACAGCATCTTCAAAATCTGCCAAGAAAGCCTCCTCATCTGCTGGCGCTGGTACAGCCATTGCTGGTTCTACCCTTTCGACAGAATCCCATGAGAGATCTGAAGAAGCCCTCTCAAACCTCTTTCAAGCACTAGATGCAAAAAAAGCGTTTGAAGTATCCAAAGGCGTTGGAGGACAAACCGTCAATCATATTATGCGCGACGTGATGCGGGAACTCATGAAGCCCTTGATCAAGGAGTGGCTCGACAATAATCTTGCTGCAACGGTTGAACGCATCGTGGCAAAGGAAATTGAGCAGATCGTTCAAGATTCTTAATGATCTGAACAATGCTTGATAAAATATATTCACCTCAGTCTATTGAAGTTGAACAATACGGCCGCTGGGAAAAGGCCGGTGCTTTTGCGTGTGACATTGATTCCGATGCACAACCCTATGTGATAATGATGCCGCCTGCAAACGTGACAGGGACGCTGCATATTGGCCATGCCTTAACCTATACCTTGCAAGATATCTTATGTCGCTATAAGCGCATGCAGGGCCGAGATGTCCTGTGGCAACCCGGCACAGATCATGCGGGTATCGCGACACAGATGGTGGTTGAACGGCAGCTTGCTAAGGAAGACTTGGACCGGAAAACCATGGGTCGAGACGCTTTCCTGGAGCGCACGTGGACCTGGAAAGAAACTTCTGGCGGAGAAATCATGAGGCAACTTCGCCGCCTGGGAGCCTCTGCCGACTGGCCTCGAGAACGCTTTACCATGGACGAAGGTCTCAGCCGAGCAGTCCGTAAAGCTTTCGTCGATCTCTATAAAGAAAAGCTCATATATCGCGACAAGCGTCTCGTAAATTGGGATCCCAAATTACAAACTGCTATTTCCGATCTAGAGGTGGAACAGCGGGATGAAAAGGGACATCTCTGGTATATACGCTATCCCATTGTCGGTGAAAAAAATAAATTTATCACCATTGCCACAACACGCCCGGAAACCCTGTTAGGCGATACAGCCATCGCTGTAAACCCGACAGACGAGCGCTACAAAAACCTAGTCGGAAAAAAGGCCCTCCTGCCGCTTGTTGGTCGTGAAATCCCCATAGTTGCCGACGAGTATAGCGATCCAGAAAAAGGATCCGGAGCCGTTAAAATAACGCCCGCTCACGACTTTAACGACTTTGAGGTCGGAAAACGCCACCAGCTGGAGCAAATCAATATTTTCGATGAGATGGCAGCTCTCAATGAAAATGCGCCTCAAAAGTATCAACACTTGGATCGCTTCCAGGCTCGCACCCAGATCCTCAAAGACTTGGAAGAACAAGAATTCCTAGTAAAGACAGAAAAAATTGCCCATGCGGTTCCCTATGGAGAACGCACAGGAACTATTATCGAACCTCGCCTTACTGACCAATGGTTTATGGACACCCGTGGCTTGGCCGACACGGCCGTGAAAGCCGTGAAAGATGGAAAGACAAAGTTTGTCCCTCAGAATTTTACCCAAATTTACTTTCAGTGGCTCGAAAACATCCAGCCTTGGTGTATCTCTCGACAGCTTTGGTGGGGGCACCGCATTCCCATTTGGTATGGCCCAGACGGCACAACTTTTTCTGCTATGGATGAAGATCAAGCCCTTGCTGAGGCCAAAAAGCATTATGGAAAAGAAACGCCCCTCACCCAGGATGAAGATGTTTTAGACACCTGGTTTTCCTCTGGACTCTATGCCTTTTCAACTCTGGGATGGCCAGACGAAACCAAAGAACTAGGGCGATACTATCCCACTTCTGTTTTGATTACAGGACATGACATCCTGTTTTTCTGGGTTGCCCGCATGATGATGATGGGGCTGCACTTTATGAAGGAAGTTCCATTCCACACAGTTTACATCCATTCCCTTGTCTTGGACGAGCATGGGAAAAAAATGTCTAAGTCCAAAGGCAACACAATGGATCCTCTCCATCTGTGTGACAAGTATGGGGCAGATGCTTTGCGCTTTACTCTGACGGCCCTTGCCGTAAAAGGCCGCGACATCAAGCTCTCTGAGAAACGCGTAGAAGGCTATCGAAACTTTACCACCAAAATATGGAACGTCGCCCGTTACCTGCAGATGAATGAGTGTACCCGGGTTGAGAATTTTGCTCCCCACCGTTGTCGCCTAACGGTCAACCAGTGGATCGTCCATGAAATTGGCCAGCTAACCGCTCATGTTTCCGATGCGCTTGAAGATTACAAGTTCAACGATGCAGCGCACCATATATATCAATTTACGTGGCACAGCTTTTGCGATTGGTACATAGAATTTACCAAGCCCATTTTGACGGGCTCCAATAAGGAAGAAATTGAGGAAACACGAGCTACGTTGGCTTGGAGTTTCTCCCAGTTACTCCATTTAGCTCATCCCATTATGCCCTTTATCACCGAAGAACTATGGGAAAAGTTTTCTGGAGGTGACATCCTCTTGATTACCTCTCCATGGCCCAGCTTTGGTCAGGAATCTGAATTCAAGGACGCAAAAGCGGAAATTGATTGGATCATTCAATTTATTTCGGAGATTCGCACCCTTCGGGCCGAAACAAATATTCCCTTTAAAACAAAACTGACATTGCATGTTCAGGAACCGACCTCTCGGGTACGTACGTATATCACGCTAAACGAAGACCTCATCAAGCATTTGGGCAGTGTCGAGACCATCGACTTCGAGACCATTGAAACCAAGGGAGCCTTGCAGCTCGTCGTCCCAGAGGCTTCTATCCTTATTCCCATGGCAGACGTTCTTGATATTGAACAAGAGCGTAGCCGCCTTAACCGGGAAATTGAAAAACTCGATGGCGAAATTGTGCGTTTTTCAAAAAAGCTAGATGACCAAAATTTCGTCGCCCGCGCCCCTCTTGAGGTGGTCGAAGAACAAAAGACAAAGCGCTCCACAGCCCTCGAAACAAAAGATCGCCTTGCCAGTGCCCTAACAAAATTGGGCCAACTTTAGTCTTCCTTTTTCGCTTCTCTACGACTTGATTTTGAATCATCTCTCGCATCTGCTTTTATGGATCCCGGGAATGCAAAGACTCCAAAGGTAATCTCACAGAACCACCCCACTCGCTCAAAACGCAACATTACTCCCTGATCGAAAGGAAAAAAACTAAATAACTAAAAAAATCCTTAAATTCCCCATTGACAGTAAATAGCAAATATCATAATCAATGCATAGATTGAGAATTTAATGTTCGCATGCAATATGTGGATATGATTGGGTAAGTACAAAAATCTTTGGAAGGTAACCTTATGATTTCATCAAAAATTAATGCAATTTCACGCGTCAGTGGAAATGTTCTTAAACTTGCAATTCCTGCCGCTATTATCGGCTCCACATTTGCCGCGAACGATTCCCACGCAAAAAATGCTTTCAATGGCTGGTCCGTTGGTGGTGCTGCTGGCTATCAGTATTTATCGAGTCAGGTTACTGCAACTTCAACAGAGTCACCAGACAGTGAAGAGCAAAAGCCTAATCCATCTGGTAGTGGGGTTGTAGGTCAGCTAAATGCAGCATACAGTAAGACGTCCAATAATTGGTACTTCGGTGGTAAAATATTTGTTGATACCTCCTCTGCAAAAGCGAAAAAAACTTCAGCTTTAATATCGCCTGCGGGGGCAGAAGACTTTACGAACGAACTCACAATCACAAAAAAATATGGAGTTGGTGTCGTTGGTAATCTAGGAAGAATGCTGAACCCTAAAACAGCCGTATACGGTATATTTGGTTTAACCTATGGTAAGTTTAAGGTTAAATACAATGATACAGCTCTCGGGCTTGGTAGCAGTCAAACTAAGAATGCCATAGGTTTTCCTTTAGGTGTGGGTGTTTCACGAGCTATTTCTGATTCTGTAAGAATCTACGGGGAAGGAACCTATACCTATTACAATCGATTCACGACAAAGGATCTCCGTACAAGTGATGAGTCGTACGTTGCGAAAATTTCAATGCGTGAATTTAACTTGTTGATTGGCGCAAGCTACACATTTTAATAAATTTTTATTTAATAATTACTATTTGAAGGAGTAAAACACTATGGAAGGTAAACTACTTAGACGCCTGAGTGCCTCGCTATTTCTAACCGTGTCGATCACCGCTATTTCGTGTGGTTCTGCGTTAGCGTCACCCACAGACTTGGCTAGGAAATTTCTAACAGAGGCTAATTATGATTTCGATGGAGCAGTTAAACTAGCTGCTAAAAAGTTTACCGCAGCAAAAGCAAACAACGTATATGTACCTTTGTTTAAGCAAATACTTTCAGAACAAGGAGTTCATCAACAATCCTCAAGTTCTACTTCAAATAAACCTACAACAAGCTCTTCTGAAGATTATGATGAGTTAATGCAATCGATGACAGACCGTCTGGCGCAATTGCGACAAGATGAGGAAGGAATTACAGGACAATTAAATACTCCACAGCCTACGGGCAATGAAGTTTGGGGAAATTTTATTACTGAAAATACGGAGTCATTCAACAGTGCTGTTGATAATCTAACTAAATTTTTTACCATCCAGAAAAATGAATTTTTAGAAGCAGTACTCACCCAAAAAGAACCCCCGCAAAATACATTTTTAGCGGCCCAGACTGATGTAGAGAAACTTGCAGACGAATATAAAGCTTATATGTTGAGCTTTGGACAACAATGCGTAGATAAGGCTGCTGAGATCAAAAAGCTTGACGCAGAAGTTGAAGAAACGACTCATCGCTTGCAATCTGAGTTAGATTCAGTCCAGCAGAAAATTGGTGCAACAGAAAATGAGCAAGTAGAATTAAGGCAAAAAATTGAACTGTTAGAGAAAGAAATAGCTGAGGCCTTGAGAGCTGCAACTGTAGATCAGATTAAAGAGCTCAAGAATGAGTTGGGTGCTGACGAGGAATTAGAAGAGAATGGAGCACAAGGTGATTTAGAGACTTTGAGAGACACACTATCGAAAGACCTCGAACAACGCATCCAGACCTTGCAGGAAGGATTATTAAAGAAAGTACCCAAATCAGAAGAAAGTGTAGATGGTTCAATTCTGGAACGAATTAGAAAGCCAAATGTAAGTGACAGTGTAGATGATCTGATTGATTTACATCAAAGTCTGCAAGTTGTCGCTTACGTCTTCCAACACGAAGAAATTCTTACTAGTGCAAGTATTTTTAATCAGTTTCAAATGCTATTAGCTGCTTTGTTTGAGGGAACAAACATTACTGATATAAAAACT
This genomic stretch from Alphaproteobacteria bacterium harbors:
- the gpt gene encoding xanthine phosphoribosyltransferase translates to MSTTESPSKFYVTWEEFTHKTLELSQKLPKRSWKGLIAITRGGLAPAAIIAQQLNIRNIDTISISSYDDMDQQKKAEIIKTFSQIPENGGEYWLVVDDLVDTGSTLNIVRDILPKAHYATVYAKPKGKSFVDTYISDLSQNTWIVFPWESEWKSLIN
- a CDS encoding NUDIX domain-containing protein, producing MSSIRTSVKGIIIRDDKLLCVQYDRGNGLYFALPGGGQEPGETLHEALKRECLEEIGCAVSVGELSFIRDYLADNHEFAHQNPNFQQVEFMFQCTLSDNAEPNYDLKGDMYQIGVQWLDLKFLSDKPIYPKMLKEVVNSNRPAPIYLGDVN
- a CDS encoding CPBP family intramembrane metalloprotease gives rise to the protein MGNTVSRFIGTLKLERREWQGFFVLWIGCIVGNLALLPYIINIVIGSTANPQAIILSALLNSLIIYPFPIYIGMRLKRKLSLAGLPLIEGIKRVNFPDILKWGVLTGIISWLLIKAGDWGFSFLTPQLLDLATTHPPILMGFLASFYGGIVEEVTLRFFLMALFLWPLKKYGSVGVWVAILLAAVVFGIGHLPATVQVLGLHSMVDLPILVVSRALILNGIVGVICGWLYWRKGLEYAIISHFTADLGVHILSPLLG
- the tgt gene encoding tRNA guanosine(34) transglycosylase Tgt — translated: MQQPNFDFNITHRSKKTKARLGRLRTPHGEIETPSFIFCATKGAVKGAHIKDVKESGTQIILSNTYHMMLQPGPDLVEKMGGLHKFMGWDGPMLTDSGGYQIFSLGHGSVASEIKGNRKSSYKPTLLKINEEGAKFKSYIDGKIHFLTPERSMEIQRKLGADLIVVLDECTPFHVEKEYTAKSMEMSHRWALRSLKEFERHDDGKQALYGIIQGGVYPDLRKVSTDFVNDNPFFGHAVGGSLGASKDQMYDVVGTTMAMLDPKRPVHLLGIGGIKDIFSGVTQGIDTFDCVHPTRIARHGGALVRPGQGDTNGREHLNLRNVRFKEDDSPIDESCPCQACTTISKAYLHHLLKAKEMIALQLLTLHNITFMNRLLSAIRDGIRNDDLESVKKKWCF
- the rpmB gene encoding 50S ribosomal protein L28, which encodes MARRCAITGKGVMAGNNVSHANNRTRRRFLPNLHEVSFISEILNRTVRLRVSAHGIRSVEHNGGLDGFLLKTSSLKLPTEALKLKRQVEKASEAKATGTKK
- a CDS encoding protein-L-isoaspartate O-methyltransferase; this translates as MDFEIARKNMVNNQLRPNGVKEPLLLQAMGEVPREIFLPHNLRTQAYCDDSINLEKGRCMINPVVLGRLIQEAHITPQDLVLIVGCTTGYSSAILGRIAKTVVAIESDPEYTQEADLFLQDIGINNVIIIPGDLTVGAPDLGPFDVILFGGAIDSVPQTYIDQLADKGRLVAVIRKIPSIGKGYLFQKERTALSEVCFLDATIPNLPPFTPKAKFYL
- a CDS encoding TolC family outer membrane protein, with amino-acid sequence MTWVIYYIRDGLFLNTEEVMGRHFCRYISDTKLIGMCLLLGTATMLPTESSAETLAQALSAAYNTNPTLAAERAQLRATDEGVSQAVSDWRPTAELTSDYKNSWSNTKGGTSLVGNNHTKTVDAGAKVTQNIYKGGRTTSGIRQAEANVGAGRSKLLNVEQKVFVEAIGAFLQVIRDIEVVDLRVNDEQRLARQHESVQARFELGDLTRTDVAQSKASLSKSKAARRQAEGELEVSRANYERIIGMPAGGLETPAVATDLPKTLDQAIEITVQNNPSVTNAVFAQQSAKEGIEQAEGTFLPTVNMSGTADRLWLRERSRSRTNSATFSVGLSVPLDTSGVLQSKLRQAHQSSSQARLQYEAARNEAIEATIKAWENYFTAEAKIQPLEDQVEASTIAYEGSKLEEEVGNRTIFEVLEEKQKLIQAHVELVDANRVYRLAAYELMSAMGVLTAENLGLAVDKYDPNDHYDDVSDRWMGLGTKWRGKTKEANDV
- a CDS encoding DUF2497 domain-containing protein — encoded protein: MTDDKKPEDASMEEILSSIRQIISEENQPGSKTASPTSKGKAEDVLELTNVAPAKTAAATSTASSKSAKKASSSAGAGTAIAGSTLSTESHERSEEALSNLFQALDAKKAFEVSKGVGGQTVNHIMRDVMRELMKPLIKEWLDNNLAATVERIVAKEIEQIVQDS
- a CDS encoding valine--tRNA ligase, with the protein product MLDKIYSPQSIEVEQYGRWEKAGAFACDIDSDAQPYVIMMPPANVTGTLHIGHALTYTLQDILCRYKRMQGRDVLWQPGTDHAGIATQMVVERQLAKEDLDRKTMGRDAFLERTWTWKETSGGEIMRQLRRLGASADWPRERFTMDEGLSRAVRKAFVDLYKEKLIYRDKRLVNWDPKLQTAISDLEVEQRDEKGHLWYIRYPIVGEKNKFITIATTRPETLLGDTAIAVNPTDERYKNLVGKKALLPLVGREIPIVADEYSDPEKGSGAVKITPAHDFNDFEVGKRHQLEQINIFDEMAALNENAPQKYQHLDRFQARTQILKDLEEQEFLVKTEKIAHAVPYGERTGTIIEPRLTDQWFMDTRGLADTAVKAVKDGKTKFVPQNFTQIYFQWLENIQPWCISRQLWWGHRIPIWYGPDGTTFSAMDEDQALAEAKKHYGKETPLTQDEDVLDTWFSSGLYAFSTLGWPDETKELGRYYPTSVLITGHDILFFWVARMMMMGLHFMKEVPFHTVYIHSLVLDEHGKKMSKSKGNTMDPLHLCDKYGADALRFTLTALAVKGRDIKLSEKRVEGYRNFTTKIWNVARYLQMNECTRVENFAPHRCRLTVNQWIVHEIGQLTAHVSDALEDYKFNDAAHHIYQFTWHSFCDWYIEFTKPILTGSNKEEIEETRATLAWSFSQLLHLAHPIMPFITEELWEKFSGGDILLITSPWPSFGQESEFKDAKAEIDWIIQFISEIRTLRAETNIPFKTKLTLHVQEPTSRVRTYITLNEDLIKHLGSVETIDFETIETKGALQLVVPEASILIPMADVLDIEQERSRLNREIEKLDGEIVRFSKKLDDQNFVARAPLEVVEEQKTKRSTALETKDRLASALTKLGQL